TCCGCCTCCTTCACCCCGATGCAGCTGGTGCGCGGCTACGCGGTGCTGGCGAACGGCGGTTACCTGGTTGACCCGTACTTCATCACCAAGATTGAAGACGACAACGGCAATACGGTGTTCGAAGCCAAGCCGAAAGTGGTGTGCAGCAGCTGCAACCTGCCGGTGATCTACGGCGATACCCACCGTTCGGCGGTGCTGTCCGACGACAACATCGAAAACGTCGCCACCTCGCAGGAAGGCGGCAACAGCACGGTGCCAATGCCGCAGCTGGAGCAGGTTACCCCGGCTCAGGTGCAGCAGGACGGCGACCAACAGTATGCGCCGCACGTGATCAGCACGCCGCTGGCCTTCCTGATCCACGACGCGCTGAACAGCAACATCTTCGGCGAACCGGGTTGGATGGGCACAGCCTGGCGCGCCGGGCGCGATCTGAAACGCCATGATATCGGCGGCAAAACCGGTACCACCAACAGTTCAAAAGACGCCTGGTTCTCCGGCTATGGCCCGGATACCGTGACGTCGGTGTGGATCGGTTTCGACGATCATCGTCGTGACCTGGGCCGTTCGACGGTATCCGGCGCCATCCCGGATCAGATTTCCGGCGGTGAAGGCGGTGCCAAGAGCGCCCAACCGGCATGGGACGACTTCATGAAGATTGCGCTGGAAGGCATCCCGGAGCAGAAAGTCACGCCGCCGCCGGGCATCATCAGCGTCACCATCGACAAGAGCAGCGGCAAGCTCTCTGGCGGTGGCGGCGGCAGTCGTTCCGAGTACTTTATCGAAGGGACGCAGCCGACGGACTACCCATCGCGCGATACCGGTACCACGTTGACCGATCCGGGCGGTGAAAGCCACGAGCTGTTCTGATCGAAAAGGGCCAGAGAAATCTGGCCCTTTTTTTGTTCGGCGCGAAGCGTTATCAGCGCGAAGCGCGCAAAAACGCTTCGGAGAGGAACAGCGCGCTGACGTTGCGCGCCTCACGAAAATCCGGTTCCGCCAGCAGCGCCATCATGTCGGCGATCGGCCAACGCACCTGCGGCAGGGGCTCCGGCTCGTCCCCTTCCAGGCTCTGCGGATAGAGATCGTGCGCCAGCACGATATTCATTTTGCTGGAAAAGTAAGAAGGCGCCATCGTCAGCTTGCTGAGAAAATCAAAGCGCTTCGCGCCGTAACCCACCTCTTCCATCAGCTCGCGGTTGGCTGCCTCCAGCACCCCCTCACCGGGATCGATCAGCCCTTTCGGGAACCCCAACTCATAGGATTCGGTGCCCACCGCATATTCGCGGATCAGCAGCAGGTCATCGCCAATCACCGGCACGATCATCACCGCCTCGCGATCCGAAGGCCTCATGCGCTCATATACCCGCCGAACACCGTTGCTGAATTCCAAATCGACCGACTCGACGTTGAACAAACGCGAACGCGCGACGGTTTCCACTTTCAGAATTTTAGGTTTTTGCAGGTGTTTATCCATGATTGCCTCAAAGAGGTTACCCAGGCGCGGACGGGGCAACCGAAATAATGATTGGCGT
The sequence above is drawn from the Serratia sp. FDAARGOS_506 genome and encodes:
- the nudE gene encoding ADP compounds hydrolase NudE → MDKHLQKPKILKVETVARSRLFNVESVDLEFSNGVRRVYERMRPSDREAVMIVPVIGDDLLLIREYAVGTESYELGFPKGLIDPGEGVLEAANRELMEEVGYGAKRFDFLSKLTMAPSYFSSKMNIVLAHDLYPQSLEGDEPEPLPQVRWPIADMMALLAEPDFREARNVSALFLSEAFLRASR